Proteins from a genomic interval of Panthera uncia isolate 11264 chromosome C1 unlocalized genomic scaffold, Puncia_PCG_1.0 HiC_scaffold_4, whole genome shotgun sequence:
- the IFI44L gene encoding interferon-induced protein 44-like — translation MAVTTRLTWNEEKSLQKLLGNVSLRLLYKSSVHGHTSFSLLDRCQLQGSTITILYFYNKIIGVFIPGHYPAPGKEFTEPIPSFCFSFQRNKATEMAIAVLEAEVKIASGQLTFCSFDQEMFCIDSSKTKLSIHPLLSSELGVHISSDLTYLENEVFRVEGIKDDTTYMLKVTRASKQRNRLLAELRAFKPKVDLISEICILLLGPVGSGKSSFINSVKSVFQGRLTRQAIVGSDDTSITEQYRIYSVKDGKDDKYLPFMLCDSMGLHEEEGVGLCVDDIPHILKGCVPDRYEFSPHKSITPDHPMFIASPSLKDKIHCVAYVLDINSISSITSKEVAKFKEVQKEVLSCGTALVVLLTKIDKCSEILQDNFLNMNNSMTSQSQIIKVSKMLDIPIYNIFMVENYSSELELDPLKDTLILFVLRQMLRIVDDILEDLPLETGRKAGRKSNARDKKWT, via the exons ATGGCAGTGACAACGAGATTGACATGGAATGAGGAGAAAAGTCTGCAAAAGCTGCTTGGAAACGTTTCCTTGAGACTTCTTTATAAGTCTAGTGTCCATGGACATACAAGTTTTAGTTTGCTTGATAGGTGCCAGCTTCAGGGATCTACTATAACAattctttacttttataataagaTTATTGGGGTCTTTATACCTGGGCATTATCCTGCACCAGGTAAAGAGTTTACAGAGCCAATCCcctccttctgtttttcatttcaaaggaaTAAAGCTACAGAAATGGCAATTGCAGTTCTAGAGGCAGAAGTGAAAATTGCTTCTGGGCAACTgacattttgttcctttgatcAAGAGATGTTCTGTATAGATTCAAGCAAAACCAAACTTTCTATACATCCTTTGTTAAGCTCTGAATTAGGAGTACATATCTCCTCTGACCTCacttatttggaaaatgaagtCTTTCGAGTTGAAG GAATTAAGGATGATACAACCTATATGCTCAAGGTAACAAGAGCCTCAAA GCAGAGGAATCGGCTTCTAGCAGAGCTCAGAGCCTTCAAGCCCAAAGTAGACTTGATTTCAGAAATTTGTATTCTCTTGCTGGGTCCAGTTGGATCTGGAAAGTCTAGTTTTATCAATTCAGTGAAGTCTGTTTTCCAAGGCCGTCTGACTCGCCAAGCCATAGTGGGGTCTGATGACACCAGCATTACTGAACAG TATAGGATTTATTCCGTTAAAGATGGGAAAGATGACAAATATCTGCCATTTATGTTGTGTGACTCCATGGGGCTACATGAGGAAGAGGGAGTAGGATTGTGTGTGGATGATATACCCCACATCTTAAAAGGCTGTGTGCCAGACAGATATGAG TTTAGCCCCCATAAATCAATTACGCCAGACCATCCTATGTTCATCGCCTCTCCGTCACTGAAGGACAAGATTCACTGTGTGGCCTATGTCTTAGATATCAACTCTATCAGTTCTATCACCTCTAAGGAGGTGGCAAAGTTCAAAGAAGTTCAAAAAGAGGTCTTAAGCTGTG GTACAGCACTTGTGGTCTTGCTTACTAAAATTGATAAGTGCAGTGAAATTCTTCAAGACAACTTTTTAAACATGAATAATTCTATGACGTCCCAAAGCCAG ATAATAAAAGTCAGCAAAATGCTAGATATTCCTATTTATAATATCTTTATGGTTGAAAATTATTCATCAGAGTTGGAGCTAGACCCTTTAAAGGACACTCTGATCCTGTTTGTCCTGAGGCAGATGTTACGGATAGTGGATGACATTTTAGAGGATTTGCCTCTTGAAACAG GGA